From a single Anoplolepis gracilipes chromosome 3, ASM4749672v1, whole genome shotgun sequence genomic region:
- the Raskol gene encoding uncharacterized protein Raskol isoform X13 yields MSRKKVWNSIMRRKKKNHLDLSPKDDSPTSGNVCELKSQSLPRGFPPQIIVQQIDDEGESKSRSLPRTTQLERDHKVRDTSYEKACRRGSAPATPVLGARPLDVTPNRIVNFFSKRSFRSNPLKRTKSVTKLERQKQRGAGLRGCRSHESLLCGQAVTSMDLAAVTPLHPSLLGRPHCFQVTPSTGGPKYFSCRTAHERDQWLHSLRKSVQPDAEQTRRTDNSLQIWLLEAKGVPAKKRYFCEVCLDSTLYARTTAKLKADLCFWGEHFDFHHLPSVNTIQVNLYREADRKKKRDKNVLIGSVSIPVHNVTSRYLTEKWYTVIGDKGPLKEPPALRVKCRFQSVDILPVQVYQEFLEYLKTDYASLCEKLEPVIGVKAKEDIATALVAVMQREKKAPQFLADLVMMDIHRIDDERLTFRGNSLATKAMEAYLKLTGDRYLQETLGAVVRGAVEGGDCEVDPLKVASVAALHKQQQNLRNAVELAWSRILSSHSHFPLELRECFRIFRERLADMGREDIADNLISASIFLRFLCPAILSPSLFNITHEYPNEKAARNLTLVAKTLQTLANFTRFQGKENFMEFMNDLLEREAPSMKNFLQLISSPLPKDAPANTSLEFDGYIDLGKQLSLLHALLRESMTAIVPSSPSTSRLPEILDRISLALDQPGPSPVPAAHRYPNLQNNIFRYNDPTIANSNTNLSISATSTLSNHSTINGTIRDSNEVLQTNTLGHNSSRSPNVARAATLPRNAYLPTNGKLQLQISSEDYPLEPPAFVSRSPTPITRQHRPLGSNRSGPGYRLTASASLANVNHCQTHPTSPTRSESHNNLKDSNYNITASPQNNQSSNGSIVLQQQQQHRHNIARLQNLDIHDHREDNYNHNNYNVSRSASRNHCHKEENANQTQQRNYNVSKTTVNANVVVNPPTNLTLSINHHQPNNNYNPPKTNNHATSANGNLDELSDLLRYADDEVSESKSQKGSQISISQLSNVASSGYQSFAAYSQSSSPVDLSSNNANAHILGTAPLAFANPVYHMESNHARTGRRGSSSSEEREGSGGGGVDSVRGVDLSPSPPPKNNVRNHQRNNQNQWRQGNQTHRNNSEHAQDVCCTKLRRRLSLDSTRDLSDTSEEENCTTRRSKSRSHRSIDQYEVEMYEVERLQNSVDRLRLRARLGTTDDADLDLATDNNMKSIISRLISVEEELRREQQKMSAALSYKQRVIDAQEQQIAALGAANSRLMSTNASLLSALSKQRYTTKSQTSSEAAPLLQNIADIGELKSSSC; encoded by the exons AATTTCTTTTCGAAACGATCATTCCGGTCGAATCCTCTGAAGAGGACGAAGAGCGTAACAAAGCTCGAACGACAAAAGCAACGGGGCGCTGGTCTTCGGGGTTGCCGTTCGCACGAGTCTCTGCTATGTGGACAGGCGGTGACCTCAATGGACCTCGCGGCGGTGACGCCGTTGCATCCCAGTCTCCTCGGCAGGCCCCACTGTTTCCAGGTCACACCGAGCACCGGCGGGCCCAAGTATTTCAGCTGCAGAACCGCTCACGAACGGGACCAGTGGTTGCACAG CTTAAGGAAATCCGTTCAGCCGGATGCAGAACAAACACGCCGAACGGACAATTCTCTACAGATTTGGTTATTAGAGGCGAAGGGCGTGCCCGCGAAGAAGCGATATTTTTGCGAGGTCTGCCTCGATAGTACTTTGTACGCGCGAACGACTGCCAAACTAAAGGCTGATCTGTGCTTCTGGGGCGAGCATTTCGATTTTCATCACTTGCCCTCCGTCAATACGATTCAGGTCAATTTGTACAGGGAGGCGGAtaggaaaaagaagagagataaaaatgttttaatcg GTTCTGTCAGTATACCGGTGCACAATGTAACGTCGCGTTATTTGACGGAGAAATGGTACACTGTAATAGGTGACAAAGGACCTCTCAAAGAACCACCCGCATTAAGAGTAAAGTGCCGTTTTCAATCAGTTGACATACTGCCAGTTCAGGTTTATCAAGAATTTCTGGAATATCTGAAGACCGATTACGCGTCGCTATGCGAAAAACTGGAACCCGTCATAGGTGTCAAGGCGAAGGAAGACATCGCAACTGCCTTGGTAGCGGTCATGCAACGAGAGAAAAAGGCACCGCAATTCCTCGCAGATCTCGTCATGATGGATATTCATCGAATAG ATGATGAAAGACTCACATTTCGAGGGAATTCGTTAGCTACAAAGGCAATGGAAGCCTATTTGAAACTGACCGGCGATAGATATTTACAGGAGACTCTGGGAGCTGTTGTGAGAGGCGCGGTCGAAGGCGGCGATTGCGAAGTGGACCCACTCAAGGTCGCTTCCGTTGCCGCGTTGCACAAACAACAGCAGAATCTTCGCAATGCTGTGGAGCTAGCTTGGAGCAGAATATTATCGAGTCATTCTCACTTTCCGCTAGAATTGCGCGAGTGCTTCCGCATCTTCCGCGAACGTCTAGCTGATATGGGCCGAGAAGACATTGCAGATAATCTTATTTCCGCGTCAATCTTTCTAAGATTCCTCTGTCCTGCCATTCTCAGCCCATCTCTCTTTAACATTACGCATG AATATCCGAACGAGAAAGCAGCGAGAAATCTTACTCTGGTCGCGAAAACTCTCCAGACGCTTGCAAACTTTACGAGGTTCCAGGGCAAGGAGAACTTCATGGAATTTATGAACGATTTACTCGAACGAGAAGCTCCAtctatgaaaaatttcttacaattaattagc AGCCCACTGCCAAAAGACGCGCCAGCCAATACTTCGCTCGAGTTTGATGGCTATATAGATTTGGGCAAGCAGTTATCTCTCTTGCATGCTCTCTTACGAGAAAGTATGACAGCGATAGTACCGTCCTCACCGTCGACGTCGCGATTACCCGAAATCCTCGATAGAATCTCATTGGCGTTGGATCAGCCAGGTCCGAGTCCTGTACCCGCCGCACATCGTTATCCGAACCtacagaataatattttccgCTACAATGATCCGACGATCGCCAACAGCAACACGAATCTCTCCATCTCGGCCACGTCTACGCTGAGCAACCATAGCACGATAAACGGCACGATCAGGGACAGCAATGAGGTGTTGCAAACCAACACCCTCGGTCACAATAGCTCGCGCAGTCCGAATGTCGCCAGAGCGGCGACTCTGCCACGAAACGCTTATCTGCCGACGAACGGCAAGTTGCAACTACAAATTAGCTCTGAGGATTATCCTCTGGAGCCACCGGCGTTCGTTTCGCGCTCGCCAACGCCAATCACGCGGCAACACAGGCCACTCGGGTCCAATCGTTCTGGGCCAGGTTACAGACTGACAGCCAGCGCGAGCTTGGCGAACGTCAATCACTGCCAGACTCATCCAACAAGTCCCACGCGTTCCGAGAGTCACAACAATCTGAAGGATTCCAACTATAACATCACTGCATCGCCGCAAAATAATCAGTCGAGCAACGGAAGTATTGTTttgcaacagcagcagcaacatcGACACAACATCGCGCGTCTACAGAATCTCGATATTCACGATCATCGCGAAGATAATTACAATCACAACAATTACAATGTTTCGAGGTCGGCTAGCCGAAATCATTGCCACAAAGAGGAGAATGCCAATCAAACGCAACAGCGCAACTATAATGTATCGAAGACAACGGTGAACGCGAACGTCGTCGTTAATCCACCCACGAATCTCACATTGTCCATCAATCATCATCAGCCCAACAACAATTACAATCCTCCCAAAACAAACAATCATGCCACGTCCGCCAATGGCAACCTCGATGAGCTATCCGATTTACTGAGATATGCGGATGATGAAGTATCGGAATCCAAGTCACAGAAAGGCTCACAGATCTCCATCTCGCAATTAAGTAATGTAGCTTCTTCCGGTTATCAGAGCTTCGCCGCTTATAGTCAGAGCTCCAGTCCGGTAGATCTTAGCAGTAACAACGCGAATGCGCACATTCTCGGTACAGCGCCGCTGGCATTTGCCAATCCTGTTTACCACATGGAGTCGAATCACGCGAGGACGGGTAGACGGGGCAGTAGCAGTTCCGAGGAGAGAGAGGGTAGTGGCGGCGGGGGCGTCGACAGTGTGAGAGGTGTCGATCTGAGTCCATCGCCACCACCCAAGAACAACGTACGAAATCACCAAAGGAACAACCAGAATCAATGGCGGCAGGGTAATCAAACTCACAGAAACAACTCGGAACATGCACAGGACGTTTGCTGCACAAAACTCCGAAGAAGGCTCTCTCTGGACTCCACGCGAGACCTGTCAGACACCAGCGAGGAGGAGAATTGCACCACCAGGAGGAGCAAGTCTCGCAGTCATCGAAGCATCGATCAG TACGAAGTGGAAATGTATGAAGTGGAGAGGCTGCAGAATAGCGTAGATCGGCTGCGATTGCGTGCGCGATTAGGTACCACCGACGATGCCGATTTAGATCTCGCGACTGACAACAACATGAAGAGCATCATTTCCAG ATTAATCTCCGTGGAGGAGGAGCTACGTCGTGAGCAGCAGAAGATGTCGGCGGCGCTGTCGTACAAGCAGCGCGTGATCGACGCGCAGGAACAGCAAATAGCCGCATTGGGTGCCGCGAATTCGCGTCTTATGTCGACCAACGCGAGCCTGCTATCGGCGCTGAGCAAACAACGCTATACCACCAAGTCCCAGACGAGCAGCGAGGCTGCACCACTGCTGCAGAACATTGCCGACATTGGCGAACTCAAAAGCTCGTCGTGCTAA
- the Raskol gene encoding uncharacterized protein Raskol isoform X15 — MCKRLSLCIIKLRCARFNIEDFVSRDVVLIEICFSDLIILTLEDTSYEKACRRGSAPATPVLGARPLDVTPNRIVNFFSKRSFRSNPLKRTKSVTKLERQKQRGAGLRGCRSHESLLCGQAVTSMDLAAVTPLHPSLLGRPHCFQVTPSTGGPKYFSCRTAHERDQWLHSLRKSVQPDAEQTRRTDNSLQIWLLEAKGVPAKKRYFCEVCLDSTLYARTTAKLKADLCFWGEHFDFHHLPSVNTIQVNLYREADRKKKRDKNVLIGSVSIPVHNVTSRYLTEKWYTVIGDKGPLKEPPALRVKCRFQSVDILPVQVYQEFLEYLKTDYASLCEKLEPVIGVKAKEDIATALVAVMQREKKAPQFLADLVMMDIHRIDDERLTFRGNSLATKAMEAYLKLTGDRYLQETLGAVVRGAVEGGDCEVDPLKVASVAALHKQQQNLRNAVELAWSRILSSHSHFPLELRECFRIFRERLADMGREDIADNLISASIFLRFLCPAILSPSLFNITHEYPNEKAARNLTLVAKTLQTLANFTRFQGKENFMEFMNDLLEREAPSMKNFLQLISSPLPKDAPANTSLEFDGYIDLGKQLSLLHALLRESMTAIVPSSPSTSRLPEILDRISLALDQPGPSPVPAAHRYPNLQNNIFRYNDPTIANSNTNLSISATSTLSNHSTINGTIRDSNEVLQTNTLGHNSSRSPNVARAATLPRNAYLPTNGKLQLQISSEDYPLEPPAFVSRSPTPITRQHRPLGSNRSGPGYRLTASASLANVNHCQTHPTSPTRSESHNNLKDSNYNITASPQNNQSSNGSIVLQQQQQHRHNIARLQNLDIHDHREDNYNHNNYNVSRSASRNHCHKEENANQTQQRNYNVSKTTVNANVVVNPPTNLTLSINHHQPNNNYNPPKTNNHATSANGNLDELSDLLRYADDEVSESKSQKGSQISISQLSNVASSGYQSFAAYSQSSSPVDLSSNNANAHILGTAPLAFANPVYHMESNHARTGRRGSSSSEEREGSGGGGVDSVRGVDLSPSPPPKNNVRNHQRNNQNQWRQGNQTHRNNSEHAQDVCCTKLRRRLSLDSTRDLSDTSEEENCTTRRSKSRSHRSIDQYEVEMYEVERLQNSVDRLRLRARLGTTDDADLDLATDNNMKSIISRLISVEEELRREQQKMSAALSYKQRVIDAQEQQIAALGAANSRLMSTNASLLSALSKQRYTTKSQTSSEAAPLLQNIADIGELKSSSC; from the exons AATTTCTTTTCGAAACGATCATTCCGGTCGAATCCTCTGAAGAGGACGAAGAGCGTAACAAAGCTCGAACGACAAAAGCAACGGGGCGCTGGTCTTCGGGGTTGCCGTTCGCACGAGTCTCTGCTATGTGGACAGGCGGTGACCTCAATGGACCTCGCGGCGGTGACGCCGTTGCATCCCAGTCTCCTCGGCAGGCCCCACTGTTTCCAGGTCACACCGAGCACCGGCGGGCCCAAGTATTTCAGCTGCAGAACCGCTCACGAACGGGACCAGTGGTTGCACAG CTTAAGGAAATCCGTTCAGCCGGATGCAGAACAAACACGCCGAACGGACAATTCTCTACAGATTTGGTTATTAGAGGCGAAGGGCGTGCCCGCGAAGAAGCGATATTTTTGCGAGGTCTGCCTCGATAGTACTTTGTACGCGCGAACGACTGCCAAACTAAAGGCTGATCTGTGCTTCTGGGGCGAGCATTTCGATTTTCATCACTTGCCCTCCGTCAATACGATTCAGGTCAATTTGTACAGGGAGGCGGAtaggaaaaagaagagagataaaaatgttttaatcg GTTCTGTCAGTATACCGGTGCACAATGTAACGTCGCGTTATTTGACGGAGAAATGGTACACTGTAATAGGTGACAAAGGACCTCTCAAAGAACCACCCGCATTAAGAGTAAAGTGCCGTTTTCAATCAGTTGACATACTGCCAGTTCAGGTTTATCAAGAATTTCTGGAATATCTGAAGACCGATTACGCGTCGCTATGCGAAAAACTGGAACCCGTCATAGGTGTCAAGGCGAAGGAAGACATCGCAACTGCCTTGGTAGCGGTCATGCAACGAGAGAAAAAGGCACCGCAATTCCTCGCAGATCTCGTCATGATGGATATTCATCGAATAG ATGATGAAAGACTCACATTTCGAGGGAATTCGTTAGCTACAAAGGCAATGGAAGCCTATTTGAAACTGACCGGCGATAGATATTTACAGGAGACTCTGGGAGCTGTTGTGAGAGGCGCGGTCGAAGGCGGCGATTGCGAAGTGGACCCACTCAAGGTCGCTTCCGTTGCCGCGTTGCACAAACAACAGCAGAATCTTCGCAATGCTGTGGAGCTAGCTTGGAGCAGAATATTATCGAGTCATTCTCACTTTCCGCTAGAATTGCGCGAGTGCTTCCGCATCTTCCGCGAACGTCTAGCTGATATGGGCCGAGAAGACATTGCAGATAATCTTATTTCCGCGTCAATCTTTCTAAGATTCCTCTGTCCTGCCATTCTCAGCCCATCTCTCTTTAACATTACGCATG AATATCCGAACGAGAAAGCAGCGAGAAATCTTACTCTGGTCGCGAAAACTCTCCAGACGCTTGCAAACTTTACGAGGTTCCAGGGCAAGGAGAACTTCATGGAATTTATGAACGATTTACTCGAACGAGAAGCTCCAtctatgaaaaatttcttacaattaattagc AGCCCACTGCCAAAAGACGCGCCAGCCAATACTTCGCTCGAGTTTGATGGCTATATAGATTTGGGCAAGCAGTTATCTCTCTTGCATGCTCTCTTACGAGAAAGTATGACAGCGATAGTACCGTCCTCACCGTCGACGTCGCGATTACCCGAAATCCTCGATAGAATCTCATTGGCGTTGGATCAGCCAGGTCCGAGTCCTGTACCCGCCGCACATCGTTATCCGAACCtacagaataatattttccgCTACAATGATCCGACGATCGCCAACAGCAACACGAATCTCTCCATCTCGGCCACGTCTACGCTGAGCAACCATAGCACGATAAACGGCACGATCAGGGACAGCAATGAGGTGTTGCAAACCAACACCCTCGGTCACAATAGCTCGCGCAGTCCGAATGTCGCCAGAGCGGCGACTCTGCCACGAAACGCTTATCTGCCGACGAACGGCAAGTTGCAACTACAAATTAGCTCTGAGGATTATCCTCTGGAGCCACCGGCGTTCGTTTCGCGCTCGCCAACGCCAATCACGCGGCAACACAGGCCACTCGGGTCCAATCGTTCTGGGCCAGGTTACAGACTGACAGCCAGCGCGAGCTTGGCGAACGTCAATCACTGCCAGACTCATCCAACAAGTCCCACGCGTTCCGAGAGTCACAACAATCTGAAGGATTCCAACTATAACATCACTGCATCGCCGCAAAATAATCAGTCGAGCAACGGAAGTATTGTTttgcaacagcagcagcaacatcGACACAACATCGCGCGTCTACAGAATCTCGATATTCACGATCATCGCGAAGATAATTACAATCACAACAATTACAATGTTTCGAGGTCGGCTAGCCGAAATCATTGCCACAAAGAGGAGAATGCCAATCAAACGCAACAGCGCAACTATAATGTATCGAAGACAACGGTGAACGCGAACGTCGTCGTTAATCCACCCACGAATCTCACATTGTCCATCAATCATCATCAGCCCAACAACAATTACAATCCTCCCAAAACAAACAATCATGCCACGTCCGCCAATGGCAACCTCGATGAGCTATCCGATTTACTGAGATATGCGGATGATGAAGTATCGGAATCCAAGTCACAGAAAGGCTCACAGATCTCCATCTCGCAATTAAGTAATGTAGCTTCTTCCGGTTATCAGAGCTTCGCCGCTTATAGTCAGAGCTCCAGTCCGGTAGATCTTAGCAGTAACAACGCGAATGCGCACATTCTCGGTACAGCGCCGCTGGCATTTGCCAATCCTGTTTACCACATGGAGTCGAATCACGCGAGGACGGGTAGACGGGGCAGTAGCAGTTCCGAGGAGAGAGAGGGTAGTGGCGGCGGGGGCGTCGACAGTGTGAGAGGTGTCGATCTGAGTCCATCGCCACCACCCAAGAACAACGTACGAAATCACCAAAGGAACAACCAGAATCAATGGCGGCAGGGTAATCAAACTCACAGAAACAACTCGGAACATGCACAGGACGTTTGCTGCACAAAACTCCGAAGAAGGCTCTCTCTGGACTCCACGCGAGACCTGTCAGACACCAGCGAGGAGGAGAATTGCACCACCAGGAGGAGCAAGTCTCGCAGTCATCGAAGCATCGATCAG TACGAAGTGGAAATGTATGAAGTGGAGAGGCTGCAGAATAGCGTAGATCGGCTGCGATTGCGTGCGCGATTAGGTACCACCGACGATGCCGATTTAGATCTCGCGACTGACAACAACATGAAGAGCATCATTTCCAG ATTAATCTCCGTGGAGGAGGAGCTACGTCGTGAGCAGCAGAAGATGTCGGCGGCGCTGTCGTACAAGCAGCGCGTGATCGACGCGCAGGAACAGCAAATAGCCGCATTGGGTGCCGCGAATTCGCGTCTTATGTCGACCAACGCGAGCCTGCTATCGGCGCTGAGCAAACAACGCTATACCACCAAGTCCCAGACGAGCAGCGAGGCTGCACCACTGCTGCAGAACATTGCCGACATTGGCGAACTCAAAAGCTCGTCGTGCTAA
- the Raskol gene encoding uncharacterized protein Raskol isoform X14, with the protein MQGISTEGASPGGRRLSRSFHSCLRGADQDDLESGESKSRSLPRTTQLERDHKVRDTSYEKACRRGSAPATPVLGARPLDVTPNRIVNFFSKRSFRSNPLKRTKSVTKLERQKQRGAGLRGCRSHESLLCGQAVTSMDLAAVTPLHPSLLGRPHCFQVTPSTGGPKYFSCRTAHERDQWLHSLRKSVQPDAEQTRRTDNSLQIWLLEAKGVPAKKRYFCEVCLDSTLYARTTAKLKADLCFWGEHFDFHHLPSVNTIQVNLYREADRKKKRDKNVLIGSVSIPVHNVTSRYLTEKWYTVIGDKGPLKEPPALRVKCRFQSVDILPVQVYQEFLEYLKTDYASLCEKLEPVIGVKAKEDIATALVAVMQREKKAPQFLADLVMMDIHRIDDERLTFRGNSLATKAMEAYLKLTGDRYLQETLGAVVRGAVEGGDCEVDPLKVASVAALHKQQQNLRNAVELAWSRILSSHSHFPLELRECFRIFRERLADMGREDIADNLISASIFLRFLCPAILSPSLFNITHEYPNEKAARNLTLVAKTLQTLANFTRFQGKENFMEFMNDLLEREAPSMKNFLQLISSPLPKDAPANTSLEFDGYIDLGKQLSLLHALLRESMTAIVPSSPSTSRLPEILDRISLALDQPGPSPVPAAHRYPNLQNNIFRYNDPTIANSNTNLSISATSTLSNHSTINGTIRDSNEVLQTNTLGHNSSRSPNVARAATLPRNAYLPTNGKLQLQISSEDYPLEPPAFVSRSPTPITRQHRPLGSNRSGPGYRLTASASLANVNHCQTHPTSPTRSESHNNLKDSNYNITASPQNNQSSNGSIVLQQQQQHRHNIARLQNLDIHDHREDNYNHNNYNVSRSASRNHCHKEENANQTQQRNYNVSKTTVNANVVVNPPTNLTLSINHHQPNNNYNPPKTNNHATSANGNLDELSDLLRYADDEVSESKSQKGSQISISQLSNVASSGYQSFAAYSQSSSPVDLSSNNANAHILGTAPLAFANPVYHMESNHARTGRRGSSSSEEREGSGGGGVDSVRGVDLSPSPPPKNNVRNHQRNNQNQWRQGNQTHRNNSEHAQDVCCTKLRRRLSLDSTRDLSDTSEEENCTTRRSKSRSHRSIDQYEVEMYEVERLQNSVDRLRLRARLGTTDDADLDLATDNNMKSIISRLISVEEELRREQQKMSAALSYKQRVIDAQEQQIAALGAANSRLMSTNASLLSALSKQRYTTKSQTSSEAAPLLQNIADIGELKSSSC; encoded by the exons AATTTCTTTTCGAAACGATCATTCCGGTCGAATCCTCTGAAGAGGACGAAGAGCGTAACAAAGCTCGAACGACAAAAGCAACGGGGCGCTGGTCTTCGGGGTTGCCGTTCGCACGAGTCTCTGCTATGTGGACAGGCGGTGACCTCAATGGACCTCGCGGCGGTGACGCCGTTGCATCCCAGTCTCCTCGGCAGGCCCCACTGTTTCCAGGTCACACCGAGCACCGGCGGGCCCAAGTATTTCAGCTGCAGAACCGCTCACGAACGGGACCAGTGGTTGCACAG CTTAAGGAAATCCGTTCAGCCGGATGCAGAACAAACACGCCGAACGGACAATTCTCTACAGATTTGGTTATTAGAGGCGAAGGGCGTGCCCGCGAAGAAGCGATATTTTTGCGAGGTCTGCCTCGATAGTACTTTGTACGCGCGAACGACTGCCAAACTAAAGGCTGATCTGTGCTTCTGGGGCGAGCATTTCGATTTTCATCACTTGCCCTCCGTCAATACGATTCAGGTCAATTTGTACAGGGAGGCGGAtaggaaaaagaagagagataaaaatgttttaatcg GTTCTGTCAGTATACCGGTGCACAATGTAACGTCGCGTTATTTGACGGAGAAATGGTACACTGTAATAGGTGACAAAGGACCTCTCAAAGAACCACCCGCATTAAGAGTAAAGTGCCGTTTTCAATCAGTTGACATACTGCCAGTTCAGGTTTATCAAGAATTTCTGGAATATCTGAAGACCGATTACGCGTCGCTATGCGAAAAACTGGAACCCGTCATAGGTGTCAAGGCGAAGGAAGACATCGCAACTGCCTTGGTAGCGGTCATGCAACGAGAGAAAAAGGCACCGCAATTCCTCGCAGATCTCGTCATGATGGATATTCATCGAATAG ATGATGAAAGACTCACATTTCGAGGGAATTCGTTAGCTACAAAGGCAATGGAAGCCTATTTGAAACTGACCGGCGATAGATATTTACAGGAGACTCTGGGAGCTGTTGTGAGAGGCGCGGTCGAAGGCGGCGATTGCGAAGTGGACCCACTCAAGGTCGCTTCCGTTGCCGCGTTGCACAAACAACAGCAGAATCTTCGCAATGCTGTGGAGCTAGCTTGGAGCAGAATATTATCGAGTCATTCTCACTTTCCGCTAGAATTGCGCGAGTGCTTCCGCATCTTCCGCGAACGTCTAGCTGATATGGGCCGAGAAGACATTGCAGATAATCTTATTTCCGCGTCAATCTTTCTAAGATTCCTCTGTCCTGCCATTCTCAGCCCATCTCTCTTTAACATTACGCATG AATATCCGAACGAGAAAGCAGCGAGAAATCTTACTCTGGTCGCGAAAACTCTCCAGACGCTTGCAAACTTTACGAGGTTCCAGGGCAAGGAGAACTTCATGGAATTTATGAACGATTTACTCGAACGAGAAGCTCCAtctatgaaaaatttcttacaattaattagc AGCCCACTGCCAAAAGACGCGCCAGCCAATACTTCGCTCGAGTTTGATGGCTATATAGATTTGGGCAAGCAGTTATCTCTCTTGCATGCTCTCTTACGAGAAAGTATGACAGCGATAGTACCGTCCTCACCGTCGACGTCGCGATTACCCGAAATCCTCGATAGAATCTCATTGGCGTTGGATCAGCCAGGTCCGAGTCCTGTACCCGCCGCACATCGTTATCCGAACCtacagaataatattttccgCTACAATGATCCGACGATCGCCAACAGCAACACGAATCTCTCCATCTCGGCCACGTCTACGCTGAGCAACCATAGCACGATAAACGGCACGATCAGGGACAGCAATGAGGTGTTGCAAACCAACACCCTCGGTCACAATAGCTCGCGCAGTCCGAATGTCGCCAGAGCGGCGACTCTGCCACGAAACGCTTATCTGCCGACGAACGGCAAGTTGCAACTACAAATTAGCTCTGAGGATTATCCTCTGGAGCCACCGGCGTTCGTTTCGCGCTCGCCAACGCCAATCACGCGGCAACACAGGCCACTCGGGTCCAATCGTTCTGGGCCAGGTTACAGACTGACAGCCAGCGCGAGCTTGGCGAACGTCAATCACTGCCAGACTCATCCAACAAGTCCCACGCGTTCCGAGAGTCACAACAATCTGAAGGATTCCAACTATAACATCACTGCATCGCCGCAAAATAATCAGTCGAGCAACGGAAGTATTGTTttgcaacagcagcagcaacatcGACACAACATCGCGCGTCTACAGAATCTCGATATTCACGATCATCGCGAAGATAATTACAATCACAACAATTACAATGTTTCGAGGTCGGCTAGCCGAAATCATTGCCACAAAGAGGAGAATGCCAATCAAACGCAACAGCGCAACTATAATGTATCGAAGACAACGGTGAACGCGAACGTCGTCGTTAATCCACCCACGAATCTCACATTGTCCATCAATCATCATCAGCCCAACAACAATTACAATCCTCCCAAAACAAACAATCATGCCACGTCCGCCAATGGCAACCTCGATGAGCTATCCGATTTACTGAGATATGCGGATGATGAAGTATCGGAATCCAAGTCACAGAAAGGCTCACAGATCTCCATCTCGCAATTAAGTAATGTAGCTTCTTCCGGTTATCAGAGCTTCGCCGCTTATAGTCAGAGCTCCAGTCCGGTAGATCTTAGCAGTAACAACGCGAATGCGCACATTCTCGGTACAGCGCCGCTGGCATTTGCCAATCCTGTTTACCACATGGAGTCGAATCACGCGAGGACGGGTAGACGGGGCAGTAGCAGTTCCGAGGAGAGAGAGGGTAGTGGCGGCGGGGGCGTCGACAGTGTGAGAGGTGTCGATCTGAGTCCATCGCCACCACCCAAGAACAACGTACGAAATCACCAAAGGAACAACCAGAATCAATGGCGGCAGGGTAATCAAACTCACAGAAACAACTCGGAACATGCACAGGACGTTTGCTGCACAAAACTCCGAAGAAGGCTCTCTCTGGACTCCACGCGAGACCTGTCAGACACCAGCGAGGAGGAGAATTGCACCACCAGGAGGAGCAAGTCTCGCAGTCATCGAAGCATCGATCAG TACGAAGTGGAAATGTATGAAGTGGAGAGGCTGCAGAATAGCGTAGATCGGCTGCGATTGCGTGCGCGATTAGGTACCACCGACGATGCCGATTTAGATCTCGCGACTGACAACAACATGAAGAGCATCATTTCCAG ATTAATCTCCGTGGAGGAGGAGCTACGTCGTGAGCAGCAGAAGATGTCGGCGGCGCTGTCGTACAAGCAGCGCGTGATCGACGCGCAGGAACAGCAAATAGCCGCATTGGGTGCCGCGAATTCGCGTCTTATGTCGACCAACGCGAGCCTGCTATCGGCGCTGAGCAAACAACGCTATACCACCAAGTCCCAGACGAGCAGCGAGGCTGCACCACTGCTGCAGAACATTGCCGACATTGGCGAACTCAAAAGCTCGTCGTGCTAA